The Aeromicrobium yanjiei genome includes a region encoding these proteins:
- a CDS encoding aminoacyl-tRNA deacylase, with the protein MSEQRAVAAVEASGIDYEITRHGPVASLAEAAASRGVEPREIVKTLVVRRADDDVVLVLVPGDRTFSWPKLRAVLGTSRLSMPDAAGALAATGYERGTITPFGSTTPWPVVVDASVTGRISLGAGAHGVAMTVDAADVVRVLDAQVADISDDA; encoded by the coding sequence GTGAGCGAGCAACGTGCCGTGGCGGCCGTCGAGGCGTCCGGGATCGACTACGAGATCACCCGCCACGGACCGGTGGCGTCCCTCGCCGAGGCGGCAGCATCGCGCGGGGTCGAGCCGCGCGAGATCGTCAAGACGCTGGTCGTGCGCCGGGCCGACGACGACGTCGTGCTGGTGCTGGTGCCGGGCGACCGGACGTTCTCGTGGCCCAAGCTGCGAGCCGTCCTCGGCACGTCCCGGCTCTCGATGCCGGACGCCGCCGGTGCGCTCGCGGCCACGGGCTACGAGCGGGGCACGATCACCCCGTTCGGCTCGACGACCCCGTGGCCGGTCGTCGTCGACGCGTCGGTGACCGGTCGGATCTCGCTGGGGGCCGGTGCCCACGGCGTCGCGATGACGGTGGATGCCGCGGACGTCGTCCGGGTGCTCGATGCGCAGGTCGCCGACATCTCCGACGACGCGTAG
- a CDS encoding NUDIX hydrolase: protein MTVTLRDDDLSLVPTTGSDEFTGFAIVLADERVGTVALRSEGRGIASIRWNSSIQQPFVVGRALRLAAEHAFTTLGVGRIEVRLPLDDAPQIRAASLSGMRREGVIRLPGDRADEVLMARLADDPPASSKEGFTAILNAGLPTKRVISQGLLRDEQGRVLLCELTYKREWDLPGGVVEVGEPPALGLVRELEEELGITAEVRGLLTVNWLPAWRGWDDACIFLFDLGVVDGSITEGMTLQASEIKSVTWCEPATVRERATAAAIELLEAVESGSLPTYREAPKAAE from the coding sequence ATGACCGTCACCCTGCGCGACGACGACCTCTCCCTCGTGCCCACCACAGGCTCCGACGAGTTCACCGGCTTCGCGATCGTCCTGGCCGACGAGCGCGTCGGCACGGTCGCCCTCCGCTCCGAGGGCCGGGGCATCGCCTCGATCCGGTGGAACTCGAGCATCCAGCAGCCGTTCGTGGTGGGCCGCGCGCTGCGGCTCGCGGCCGAGCACGCGTTCACGACGCTCGGTGTCGGCCGGATCGAGGTCCGCCTGCCGCTCGACGACGCGCCGCAGATCCGGGCGGCGTCCCTCAGCGGGATGCGACGCGAGGGGGTCATCCGCCTGCCCGGGGACCGCGCGGACGAGGTCCTCATGGCGCGGCTGGCCGACGACCCGCCAGCCTCCAGCAAGGAAGGCTTCACCGCGATCCTCAACGCGGGACTGCCGACCAAGCGCGTGATCAGCCAAGGCCTGCTGCGTGACGAGCAGGGCCGGGTCCTGCTGTGCGAGCTGACCTACAAGCGCGAGTGGGACCTGCCCGGCGGGGTCGTCGAGGTGGGCGAGCCGCCTGCGCTCGGCCTCGTGCGCGAGCTGGAGGAGGAGCTGGGCATCACGGCCGAGGTCCGCGGGCTGCTCACGGTCAACTGGCTGCCGGCGTGGCGGGGCTGGGACGACGCCTGCATCTTCTTGTTCGACCTCGGCGTGGTCGACGGCTCGATCACCGAGGGCATGACGCTGCAGGCCTCGGAGATCAAGTCGGTCACGTGGTGCGAACCGGCGACCGTCCGCGAGCGAGCGACCGCCGCCGCGATCGAGCTGCTCGAGGCCGTCGAGTCCGGCAGCCTGCCCACCTACCGCGAGGCGCCCAAGGCCGCGGAGTAG
- a CDS encoding tetratricopeptide repeat protein, translating to MTFSRPGAIDLSALKQPASRPSPAAGGAAGAGGGSYVVDIDERTFQTVALEGSMSYVVVLGLWSSRAPQGAAFNDLLGRVVDSYAGQILLARVDVDASPQIAQALNVQGVPFVAGLVKGQPVPLFQGAVDETEMRRYFDELVRLAAENGLTGRAQPVGGAPAEGEAEQEPEDPRFAAAEEAFMASDFDTAVAEYEKLRVQYPADVEVAERLARVKWLSRTKNADLQAARKAAADDPDDIEAQMLVADLDVSGGNVEDAFLRLIDLVKRTSGDDRETVRERLLELFTVVGIADPVVMTARRALATALF from the coding sequence ATGACCTTCTCGCGTCCCGGTGCCATCGATCTCTCTGCGCTGAAGCAGCCTGCCAGCCGTCCCTCGCCCGCCGCGGGCGGCGCAGCGGGCGCGGGCGGCGGCTCGTACGTCGTCGACATCGACGAGCGGACCTTCCAGACCGTCGCCCTCGAGGGATCGATGTCGTACGTCGTCGTGCTCGGGCTCTGGTCCTCGCGCGCCCCGCAGGGGGCGGCGTTCAACGACCTGCTCGGCCGGGTCGTGGACTCGTACGCCGGCCAGATCCTGCTCGCTCGCGTCGATGTCGACGCGAGCCCGCAGATCGCGCAGGCGCTCAACGTCCAGGGCGTGCCCTTCGTGGCAGGCCTGGTCAAGGGGCAGCCGGTGCCGCTGTTCCAGGGCGCGGTCGACGAGACCGAGATGCGTCGCTACTTCGACGAGCTCGTCCGCCTCGCCGCGGAGAACGGCCTGACCGGGCGTGCGCAGCCGGTGGGTGGTGCCCCGGCCGAGGGTGAGGCCGAGCAGGAGCCCGAGGACCCGCGGTTCGCCGCCGCCGAGGAGGCGTTCATGGCGAGCGACTTCGACACCGCGGTGGCGGAGTACGAGAAGCTGCGCGTGCAGTATCCGGCCGACGTCGAGGTCGCCGAGCGTCTGGCCCGGGTCAAGTGGCTCTCGCGCACCAAGAACGCCGATCTGCAGGCGGCCCGCAAGGCTGCCGCGGACGATCCGGACGACATCGAGGCACAGATGCTCGTGGCCGACCTGGACGTCAGCGGCGGCAACGTGGAGGACGCGTTCCTGCGCCTGATCGACCTGGTCAAGCGCACGTCCGGCGACGACCGCGAGACCGTCCGCGAGCGGCTGCTCGAGCTGTTCACGGTCGTCGGCATCGCCGATCCGGTCGTCATGACGGCCCGCCGCGCGCTGGCCACTGCCCTCTTCTGA
- the meaB gene encoding methylmalonyl Co-A mutase-associated GTPase MeaB, whose amino-acid sequence MTGSSRATPVADLVQQARDGQPRAVARLISLVEDRSPALREVSAALSPWVGSAHIVGVTGSPGVGKSTSTSALVAALRAQGKRVGVLAVDPTSPFSGGALLGDRVRMQDHALDEGVYIRSMASRGHLGGLSATAPQALRVLDAAGCDVVLVETVGVGQSEVEVAGLADTTLVLLAPGMGDGIQAAKAGILEIGDVFVVNKADRDGAAATRRELRSVISMTDRGDGAWKPPILLTTATTGEGVAEVVDEILAHRAHLEESGELRRRRLARTRREIEALALTEVRSRFSLSGDARLDTLAEQVLAGDSDPFAAADTLVESL is encoded by the coding sequence GTGACCGGGAGCAGCCGTGCCACGCCCGTGGCCGATCTCGTGCAGCAGGCACGCGACGGCCAGCCCCGGGCGGTGGCGCGGCTGATCTCCTTGGTGGAGGATCGCTCGCCGGCGCTGCGCGAGGTCAGCGCTGCGCTGTCGCCGTGGGTCGGCAGCGCGCACATCGTGGGAGTCACGGGCTCGCCCGGCGTCGGCAAGTCCACCTCGACCTCCGCCCTCGTCGCCGCGCTGCGGGCCCAGGGCAAGCGGGTGGGCGTGCTCGCGGTCGATCCCACGTCCCCGTTCTCCGGCGGCGCGCTCCTGGGCGACCGGGTCCGCATGCAGGACCATGCGCTCGACGAGGGCGTCTACATCCGGTCGATGGCCAGCCGCGGTCACCTCGGCGGGCTCTCCGCGACGGCACCGCAAGCGCTGCGGGTGCTGGACGCCGCGGGGTGCGACGTCGTGCTGGTGGAGACCGTGGGCGTGGGCCAGTCGGAGGTGGAGGTCGCCGGCCTCGCCGACACCACGCTCGTGCTGCTGGCGCCCGGCATGGGAGACGGCATCCAGGCTGCGAAGGCCGGGATCCTCGAGATCGGCGACGTCTTCGTGGTCAACAAGGCCGACCGCGACGGCGCGGCCGCGACCCGTCGCGAGCTGCGGTCGGTGATCTCCATGACGGACCGGGGCGACGGTGCCTGGAAGCCGCCGATCCTGCTGACCACCGCGACGACGGGGGAGGGGGTCGCTGAGGTCGTCGACGAGATCCTCGCGCACCGGGCGCACCTCGAGGAGTCCGGTGAGCTGCGCCGCAGGCGCCTCGCGCGCACGCGCCGCGAGATCGAGGCGCTCGCGCTGACCGAGGTGCGCTCGCGCTTCTCCCTGTCCGGTGATGCGCGTCTCGACACCCTCGCCGAGCAGGTGCTGGCGGGCGACTCCGACCCGTTCGCTGCCGCGGACACCCTCGTCGAGAGTCTCTGA
- a CDS encoding acetyl-CoA C-acetyltransferase, translated as MTQSVIVAGARTPIGRLLGGLKTLSGSDLGGLAIKGALERAGVSGDQVDYVIMGQVLQAGAGQVPARQAAHKGGIPLTVPAITINKVCLSGINAIAMADQLIRAGEHEIIVAGGQESMTQAPHMLLGSREGTKYGDTKLVDHMAADGLWDAMTDQAMGGLTEQINVEKQKFSREEQDAFSAASHQKAALAQKNGVFDDEIVPVEIPTRKGDPIVISADEGVRGDTTTESLGKLRPAFDKNGTITAGSASQISDGAAAVVVMSKAKAEELGLSWIAEIGAAGVVAGPDSSLQSQPSRAIAQACEKEGIAPTDLDLVEINEAFAAVGIASTSELGVDESMVNVNGGAIALGHPIGASGARLVLHLALELGRRGGGIGAAGLCGGGGQGDALIIRVPKK; from the coding sequence ATGACCCAGTCCGTCATCGTCGCCGGTGCCCGCACCCCGATCGGCCGCCTCCTCGGCGGTCTCAAGACCCTCTCCGGCTCGGATCTCGGAGGACTGGCGATCAAGGGCGCCCTCGAGCGGGCAGGCGTGAGCGGCGACCAGGTCGACTACGTGATCATGGGCCAGGTGCTCCAGGCCGGCGCGGGCCAGGTCCCGGCGCGGCAGGCGGCCCACAAGGGCGGCATCCCGCTCACCGTCCCGGCGATCACGATCAACAAGGTGTGCCTCTCGGGCATCAACGCGATCGCGATGGCCGATCAGCTCATCCGCGCGGGCGAGCACGAGATCATCGTCGCGGGTGGCCAGGAGTCGATGACCCAGGCGCCGCACATGCTGCTGGGCTCGCGTGAGGGCACCAAGTACGGAGACACCAAGCTCGTCGACCACATGGCGGCGGACGGTCTGTGGGACGCGATGACCGATCAGGCGATGGGCGGCCTGACCGAGCAGATCAACGTCGAGAAGCAGAAGTTCTCCCGCGAGGAGCAGGACGCGTTCAGCGCCGCCTCGCACCAGAAGGCGGCCCTCGCGCAGAAGAACGGCGTCTTCGACGACGAGATCGTCCCGGTCGAGATCCCGACCCGCAAGGGCGACCCGATCGTGATCTCGGCCGACGAGGGCGTCCGTGGCGACACGACGACCGAGTCGCTCGGCAAGCTGCGTCCGGCATTCGACAAGAACGGCACGATCACCGCGGGCTCGGCCAGCCAGATCTCGGACGGTGCCGCGGCCGTCGTCGTCATGAGCAAGGCCAAGGCCGAGGAGCTCGGTCTGTCGTGGATCGCCGAGATCGGCGCCGCCGGCGTCGTCGCCGGTCCGGACTCGAGCCTGCAGAGCCAGCCGTCCCGGGCGATCGCCCAGGCGTGCGAGAAGGAGGGCATCGCGCCCACCGATCTGGACCTGGTCGAGATCAACGAGGCCTTTGCCGCCGTCGGCATCGCCTCGACCTCCGAGCTGGGCGTCGACGAGAGCATGGTCAACGTCAACGGCGGCGCAATCGCGCTGGGCCACCCGATCGGCGCCAGCGGCGCGCGGCTCGTGCTGCACCTCGCCCTCGAGCTGGGTCGTCGCGGTGGAGGCATCGGCGCCGCCGGTCTGTGCGGTGGAGGCGGCCAGGGCGACGCGCTGATCATCCGCGTCCCGAAGAAGTAG
- the mce gene encoding methylmalonyl-CoA epimerase, whose protein sequence is MTTPLVPDHLLLTIDHVGIAVPDLDDALEFYATTFGLHSVHEEINEEQGVREAMLAVGDSDTRIQLLAPLSEESTIAKFIARNGQGIQQLAYRVADIEAVSAILRERGVRLLYDAPKRGTSDSRVNFVHPKDAGGVLVELVQPATSASH, encoded by the coding sequence ATGACGACCCCGTTGGTTCCCGACCACCTGCTCCTGACCATCGACCACGTCGGCATCGCCGTGCCCGACCTCGATGACGCACTCGAGTTCTACGCCACGACGTTCGGCCTGCACTCGGTCCACGAGGAGATCAACGAGGAACAGGGCGTCCGCGAGGCGATGCTCGCGGTCGGTGACTCCGACACCCGCATCCAGCTGCTCGCGCCGCTGAGCGAGGAGTCCACGATCGCCAAGTTCATCGCCCGCAACGGCCAGGGCATCCAGCAGCTGGCCTATCGCGTGGCCGACATCGAGGCCGTGTCGGCGATCCTGCGCGAGCGCGGCGTCCGCCTGCTCTACGACGCGCCCAAGCGCGGCACCTCGGACAGCCGGGTCAACTTCGTCCACCCGAAGGACGCCGGCGGCGTCCTGGTCGAGCTGGTGCAGCCGGCCACGAGCGCGTCCCACTGA